Proteins encoded in a region of the Heptranchias perlo isolate sHepPer1 unplaced genomic scaffold, sHepPer1.hap1 HAP1_SCAFFOLD_74, whole genome shotgun sequence genome:
- the LOC137319146 gene encoding probable G-protein coupled receptor 139, with translation MHSPPRGLVYAIYYTVLAVVAVPVNLVAIVILSRGRCGLSRCITRYLVSMAVTDLLVILTAVILNRIPGIYFPGSFLSITPVCSLSITLIYASRDCSIWLTVAFTFDRFVAICCQKLKIKYCSEKTAAVVIGTVCALGCFINIPWYFIHEPIYIIKNVPWYCRLKEIRYTNPVWTAFDWSDRLLTPCLPFVLILLLNALTVRYILAASGARSRLRAHSNGENQSDPEMESRRKSIVLLFAISGSFILLWMTYVVQFLCERFTNNYQIQGFSDPKFILIESANMLQLLSCCTNTFIYAVTQSKFREQLKMMVQYPLNLIGKLVQ, from the coding sequence TTAATttagtggcgattgtgatcctgtcccgaggaaggtgcggtctctccagatgtatcactcggtacctggtgtccatggcggtGACGGATCTCCTGGTCATTCTCACGGCTGTGATATTAAACCGGATTCCTGGTATTTATTTTCCGGGTAgtttcctgtccatcactccCGTCTGTAGTCTCAGCATTACATTAATTTATGCATCAAGAGACTGTTCTATCTGGTtaacggtcgctttcacctttgatcgatttgtggccatttgctgccagaagctgaaaattaaatattgcagcgagaaaacggcggctgttgttatagGAACGGTCTGTGCGCTGGGATGTTTCATCAAtatcccctggtactttatacATGAACCCATCTACATAATTAAAAATGTCCCGTGGTATTgcagactgaaggaaatccggTATACCAACCCTGTATGGACAGCATTTGATTGGTCTGATCGTCTTTTAACCCCGTGTCTCCCTTTCGTTCTGATTCTTCTGCTCAATGCTCTGACCGTCAGATACATTCTAGCGGCCAGTGGAGCCCGCAGTAGACTCCGGGcccacagcaatggagagaatcagagtgacccagagatggagagccggAGAAAGTCCATCGTTTTACTATTCGCCATCTCGGGGAGTTTCATCCTGTTGTGGATGACGTATGTTGTACAGTTCTTATGTGAGCGATTTACAAATAATTATCAAATCCAAGGTTTCAGTGACCCTAAATTTATTCTCATAGAAAGTGCAAATATGcttcagctcctgagttgctgcacaaacacgtttatttatgcagtgactcAGAGTAAATTCAGGGAGCAGTTAAAGATGATGGTGCAATATCCACTGAATCTTATAGGTAAATTAGTTCAATAA